A window of the Cystobacter fuscus genome harbors these coding sequences:
- a CDS encoding helicase C-terminal domain-containing protein — MNGAAELFTRHVFLDLETTGLDPRVDEVIELGALFIENGRITDRYAQFFAASRPLPLTIRRLTGIEDAQLAGQPRLAHKAAELRERLAGWTVVAHNASFEKGFLPDILGPLRAPVLDSCELMHYLHPELPSHSLESLLRWAGKSPRERHRAMTDCEATHAVLVHALEGCVRDGRAEDIADLLETLDPRAALRLAQIEAGEAGGELEGSLDADAAPLVSLLTGLWTLCRSRPAALKLSASGFLPGRPERQRANGSKPPDEPPGEDTPVQPVRPEEVTALLGPDGALQHAQEGFAVRPAQLEMAQAVARTLSEGGQLAVEAGTGTGKSLAYLTPAALFTVRNGHKVGVAPHTKTLQDQLIEKDLPRLHRATGGAFSYALLKGQTNYLCRRRALDVTRVEPGMSHAARAPRAYLRALLRRGPDGDLDRLSHWFRDRFPVLLALAPAVRSEAATTLGERCPHYHRCYYHSAVAQAREADVLVINQSLAFAWPARYPKLDHLVLDEAHEVEDVATTALSSELSDMAFTRLAERLHGRDGRRGLFAELRRALFASRRGEARVLMSEIEGALTAVGTAVSKLGESVVHLCEPAAANASEADDESSYAPELRITPEVRSSAPWMPVREGLLEVRECLQALHKRLTVGVAEVLPDLGVKMPPLERELAGGVAEVQELATLTSELSDDPAEGRCYAATAVPRKQRWTLIAQPVNVAAYVSRDFAQHKRALVLASATLSTGTERMPYVLGRLGLDGRNEGISAPRMMRAPTPFDLRTQALVVLVTDAPRAHEPAFIDWAAMRIAGMAKVMGGRVLGLFASTRRMERVADELRLKLEPQGIEVMRQSRGHGRSLAARQEKDTGTVLLGTKSFWQGVDIPGRGVGCVFIDKLPLEPASRPLVASREETLARGRHTHLGFLSYRLPRALLQLRQGVGRLIRSHGDRGVVIIADPGHPSYRQALLDALAGYRVVMLPWSEARVRLFSAMDEMGLIRGP, encoded by the coding sequence ATGAACGGCGCGGCGGAACTCTTCACCCGGCACGTGTTCCTGGACCTCGAGACCACGGGATTGGATCCCCGCGTCGATGAGGTCATCGAACTCGGGGCCCTCTTCATCGAGAACGGCCGGATCACCGACCGCTACGCCCAGTTCTTCGCCGCCTCGCGTCCCCTGCCCCTCACCATCCGCCGGCTCACCGGCATCGAGGACGCGCAGCTCGCCGGACAACCCCGCCTCGCCCACAAGGCCGCCGAGCTGCGCGAGCGGCTCGCGGGCTGGACGGTGGTCGCCCACAACGCCTCCTTCGAGAAGGGCTTCCTCCCCGACATCCTCGGCCCCCTGCGTGCCCCGGTGCTCGACTCGTGCGAGCTCATGCACTACCTGCACCCGGAGCTGCCCAGCCACTCGCTGGAGTCGCTGCTGCGCTGGGCCGGCAAGAGCCCTCGCGAGCGGCACCGCGCCATGACGGACTGCGAGGCCACCCACGCCGTGCTCGTGCATGCCCTGGAGGGCTGCGTGCGCGACGGGCGCGCCGAGGACATCGCCGATCTGCTGGAGACGCTCGATCCCCGCGCCGCGCTGCGGCTGGCGCAGATCGAGGCGGGTGAGGCGGGCGGAGAACTGGAGGGCTCGCTCGACGCGGACGCGGCGCCGCTCGTGTCGCTGCTCACCGGACTGTGGACGCTGTGCCGCTCGCGTCCCGCCGCCCTGAAGCTCTCGGCCTCGGGCTTCCTGCCCGGACGGCCCGAGCGCCAGCGCGCCAATGGCTCCAAGCCCCCGGACGAGCCCCCCGGCGAGGACACGCCCGTACAACCCGTGCGTCCCGAGGAGGTGACGGCCCTGCTCGGCCCCGACGGCGCCCTGCAACACGCCCAGGAGGGCTTCGCGGTGCGCCCCGCCCAACTGGAGATGGCCCAGGCCGTGGCACGCACCCTGTCCGAGGGCGGGCAGCTCGCGGTGGAGGCCGGTACCGGCACCGGCAAGTCGCTCGCGTACCTCACGCCCGCCGCCCTCTTCACCGTGCGCAACGGCCACAAGGTGGGCGTGGCCCCTCACACCAAGACGCTCCAGGATCAGCTCATCGAGAAGGACCTGCCCCGGCTGCACCGCGCCACCGGCGGCGCCTTCTCCTACGCGCTGCTCAAGGGCCAGACGAACTACCTCTGCCGCCGCCGCGCGCTCGACGTCACCCGCGTGGAGCCCGGCATGAGCCACGCCGCGCGCGCGCCCCGCGCCTACCTGCGCGCCCTCCTGCGCCGCGGCCCCGACGGAGACCTGGACCGGCTCAGCCACTGGTTCCGCGACCGCTTCCCCGTGCTGCTCGCGCTCGCCCCGGCGGTGCGCTCGGAGGCGGCCACCACGCTCGGCGAGCGCTGCCCGCACTACCACCGCTGCTACTACCACTCGGCCGTGGCCCAGGCGCGCGAGGCGGACGTGCTCGTCATCAACCAGTCGCTCGCCTTCGCCTGGCCCGCGCGCTACCCGAAGTTGGATCACCTGGTGCTCGACGAGGCGCACGAGGTGGAGGACGTCGCCACCACCGCGCTCTCCTCGGAGCTGTCGGACATGGCCTTCACCCGGCTCGCCGAGCGGCTGCACGGGCGCGACGGGCGGCGCGGTCTCTTCGCCGAGCTGCGACGCGCCCTCTTCGCCTCCCGGCGCGGGGAAGCCCGCGTGCTGATGAGCGAGATTGAAGGCGCCCTGACGGCGGTGGGCACGGCCGTGAGCAAGCTCGGTGAGAGCGTGGTGCACCTGTGCGAGCCGGCCGCCGCGAATGCCTCCGAGGCCGACGACGAGTCCTCCTACGCCCCGGAGCTGCGCATCACCCCCGAGGTCCGCTCGAGCGCGCCCTGGATGCCCGTGCGCGAGGGACTGCTCGAGGTGCGCGAGTGCCTCCAGGCGCTGCACAAGCGGCTCACGGTGGGCGTGGCGGAGGTGCTGCCGGACCTGGGCGTGAAGATGCCGCCGCTGGAGCGAGAGCTGGCGGGGGGCGTGGCGGAGGTGCAGGAGCTGGCCACGCTGACCTCGGAGCTGTCCGACGATCCCGCCGAGGGCCGGTGCTACGCGGCCACGGCGGTGCCCCGCAAGCAACGCTGGACGCTCATCGCCCAGCCGGTGAACGTGGCGGCCTACGTGTCGCGGGACTTCGCGCAGCACAAGCGGGCGCTCGTGCTCGCCTCGGCCACGCTGAGCACGGGCACCGAGCGCATGCCCTATGTGCTCGGACGGCTGGGGCTGGACGGACGCAACGAGGGGATTTCCGCCCCCCGGATGATGCGCGCGCCCACGCCCTTCGATCTGCGCACGCAGGCGCTGGTGGTGCTGGTGACGGACGCGCCGCGCGCGCACGAGCCGGCGTTCATCGACTGGGCGGCGATGCGCATCGCCGGCATGGCCAAGGTGATGGGGGGCCGGGTGCTGGGCCTGTTCGCCTCCACGCGGCGCATGGAGCGCGTGGCGGATGAGCTGCGCCTGAAGCTGGAGCCCCAGGGCATCGAGGTGATGCGGCAGTCGCGCGGGCACGGCCGCTCGCTCGCAGCCCGGCAGGAGAAGGACACCGGCACGGTGCTGCTCGGGACCAAGAGCTTCTGGCAGGGCGTGGACATCCCCGGCCGGGGCGTGGGCTGCGTCTTCATCGACAAGCTGCCCCTGGAGCCCGCCAGCCGTCCGCTGGTGGCCTCTCGCGAGGAGACGCTCGCCCGGGGACGCCACACGCACCTGGGCTTCCTCTCCTACCGCCTGCCCCGGGCACTGCTGCAACTGCGCCAGGGCGTGGGCCGGCTCATCCGCTCGCATGGGGACCGGGGCGTGGTCATCATCGCCGACCCGGGGCACCCCAGCTACCGTCAGGCCCTGCTCGACGCGCTCGCGGGCTATCGCGTGGTGATGCTCCCCTGGAGCGAGGCCCGCGTGCGCCTGTTCTCCGCCATGGACGAGATGGGACTCATCCGCGGGCCGTGA
- a CDS encoding pirin family protein encodes MTMTRRRFLVDSMLATVAVAAGCRSGSESRAPAFIATSDRSVLQTLEGMPTSDGAGVRLTRVIGQPALRHLDPFLMLDRFHSDEPGAYLAGFPDHPHRGFETVTVMLEGRMRHRDSHGNSGLILGAGSQWMTAGRGIIHSEMPEQDRGLMSGFQLWLNLPAKEKMCPPYYQDLVPERLSEAKLSAAGSHVRLIAGGVSGLVGPVRERPTEPILFTLRLEDDQPFDVELPPEHTAFAFVHEGEVDLGPEGKPKTVRAGSLALLGTGKRLRLRATNQRSAVLVAAGRPLREPIVQHGPFVMNTREEIRQAIEDYQNGVLDKA; translated from the coding sequence ATGACGATGACGCGCCGACGGTTCCTCGTCGACTCGATGCTGGCCACGGTGGCCGTGGCGGCGGGATGCCGTTCTGGAAGTGAGTCGCGGGCTCCCGCGTTCATCGCCACGTCGGACCGGAGTGTGCTCCAGACCCTGGAGGGCATGCCCACGAGTGACGGCGCGGGCGTGCGGTTGACCCGCGTCATCGGCCAGCCCGCGTTGCGCCACCTCGATCCGTTCCTGATGCTGGATCGCTTCCACTCGGACGAGCCGGGGGCGTACCTGGCCGGCTTCCCCGATCATCCACACCGGGGTTTCGAGACGGTGACGGTGATGCTCGAGGGCCGCATGCGGCACCGGGACAGCCATGGCAACTCGGGGCTCATCCTCGGGGCGGGCTCGCAGTGGATGACGGCGGGGCGCGGCATCATCCACTCCGAGATGCCCGAGCAGGACCGGGGATTGATGTCCGGCTTCCAGCTCTGGCTCAACCTGCCGGCGAAGGAGAAGATGTGCCCGCCGTACTACCAGGACCTGGTGCCCGAGCGCCTGAGCGAGGCGAAGCTGTCGGCCGCCGGCAGCCACGTGCGGCTCATCGCGGGCGGAGTGAGCGGGCTGGTGGGGCCCGTGCGCGAGCGTCCGACCGAGCCCATCCTCTTCACGCTGCGCCTGGAGGATGATCAACCGTTCGACGTGGAGCTACCGCCCGAGCACACGGCGTTCGCGTTCGTCCACGAGGGCGAGGTGGACCTGGGTCCCGAGGGCAAGCCGAAGACGGTGCGCGCGGGGAGCCTCGCCCTGCTGGGCACGGGCAAGCGGCTGCGACTGCGCGCGACGAATCAGCGCAGCGCGGTGCTCGTCGCCGCGGGCAGACCCTTGCGCGAGCCCATCGTCCAGCACGGCCCCTTCGTCATGAACACCCGGGAGGAGATCCGCCAGGCCATCGAGGACTACCAGAACGGCGTGTTGGACAAGGCGTGA
- a CDS encoding DUF4153 domain-containing protein: MPISATGLSLPVVSPPSPQAVPRPRRPRATLLAALGLGLCAEVFFDGPALGVSFPLFALLLLGALLALGGREGWQRARPNAWLIVPWLFFSGMVFVRASPLLTALNVLASGLLLMLLVHFWAAGRVERLGLGDYASTVLGGVWQALFLPPAVVRAEVERIPLRGQLPKLLPVARGALLSLPILILFTALLSSADEVFSVAVGRGFAFVWNIFSVDTLARGVFAAGSAFGVLGLLTHALRRRREREAGVLEAAPAVGRLGFIESLTLLGAVDVLFLAFVSLQLAFMWGGARLPLGLTYSEYARRGFFELLAVSVMTLGLSLVLERWTRLNGAGQVTAFRAACSAMVGLVLVLLASAVKRMALYESAYGYTHLRVYTHVFMLALAGVLVWRMVTLWWRPERFAIGAFAGALVGLVALNVLNPDAFIARANLARSSEGVSWDVSYLAWSLSEDAAPEMAAHLAQAPDSVFSPEIRGMFCRFSARDQGSWPAFHLARHRAAALAPPGSCPEG; the protein is encoded by the coding sequence ATGCCGATCTCCGCCACCGGACTGTCCCTGCCCGTCGTGTCTCCACCCTCGCCCCAGGCCGTTCCCCGTCCGCGGCGGCCACGCGCGACCCTGCTCGCGGCGCTCGGCCTGGGCCTGTGCGCCGAGGTGTTCTTCGATGGCCCCGCGCTGGGAGTCTCCTTCCCCCTGTTCGCACTGCTGCTGCTGGGGGCGCTCCTCGCGCTGGGCGGCCGCGAGGGCTGGCAGCGGGCTCGTCCCAATGCGTGGCTGATCGTGCCCTGGCTGTTCTTCTCCGGGATGGTGTTCGTGCGCGCGAGCCCCCTGCTCACGGCGCTCAACGTCCTGGCCTCGGGCCTGCTGCTCATGCTGCTGGTGCACTTCTGGGCGGCGGGACGCGTGGAGCGGCTCGGGCTGGGCGACTATGCCTCCACCGTGCTGGGTGGCGTGTGGCAGGCCCTGTTCCTTCCTCCGGCGGTGGTGCGCGCGGAGGTGGAGCGCATTCCGCTGCGCGGCCAGCTCCCGAAGCTGCTGCCGGTGGCGCGGGGTGCCCTGCTCTCCCTGCCGATCCTGATCCTCTTCACCGCGCTGCTCTCCTCGGCGGACGAGGTCTTCTCGGTGGCGGTGGGGCGGGGGTTTGCCTTCGTGTGGAACATCTTCTCGGTGGACACGTTGGCGCGAGGGGTGTTCGCCGCGGGCAGTGCCTTCGGGGTGCTGGGCCTGCTCACGCATGCGCTGCGGCGGCGGCGGGAGCGGGAGGCGGGGGTGCTCGAGGCGGCTCCGGCCGTGGGTCGTCTGGGCTTCATCGAGAGCCTCACGCTGCTGGGCGCGGTGGACGTGCTCTTCCTGGCCTTTGTCTCCCTCCAGCTCGCCTTCATGTGGGGCGGGGCCCGGCTGCCCCTGGGCCTCACCTATTCCGAGTACGCCCGGCGGGGCTTCTTCGAGCTGCTCGCGGTGTCGGTGATGACGCTGGGGCTGAGCCTGGTGCTGGAGCGCTGGACGCGGCTGAACGGGGCGGGGCAGGTCACCGCCTTCCGGGCGGCGTGCTCGGCGATGGTGGGGCTGGTGCTCGTGCTGCTCGCCTCGGCCGTCAAGCGCATGGCGCTCTACGAGTCCGCCTATGGCTACACGCACCTGCGCGTGTACACGCACGTCTTCATGCTGGCGCTGGCGGGGGTGCTCGTCTGGCGCATGGTGACACTGTGGTGGCGGCCGGAGCGCTTCGCCATTGGCGCCTTCGCGGGGGCGCTCGTCGGCCTCGTGGCGCTCAACGTGCTCAACCCGGATGCCTTCATCGCGCGGGCCAACCTGGCGCGCTCCTCCGAGGGCGTGTCCTGGGACGTGTCCTACCTGGCCTGGTCACTCTCCGAGGACGCCGCGCCCGAGATGGCCGCGCACCTGGCCCAGGCGCCCGACAGCGTGTTCTCGCCGGAGATTCGCGGGATGTTCTGCCGCTTTTCCGCGCGGGACCAGGGGAGCTGGCCCGCCTTCCATCTCGCGCGCCACCGGGCCGCGGCGCTCGCGCCTCCTGGCTCGTGCCCGGAGGGGTGA
- a CDS encoding cupredoxin domain-containing protein, which translates to MPFFSKIIKPLLALALSAAVLGAEQGCTKDNAPAAPAAKPGEPRTIALTITEKGYEPSPITLQQGQPVKLVLTRTTEQTCATEIVLDEYNINTPVPLNQPVEVAFTPTKTGKLVYGCAMGKMISGVFMVE; encoded by the coding sequence ATGCCGTTCTTCTCCAAGATCATCAAGCCCCTGCTCGCGCTCGCCCTGTCCGCGGCGGTCCTCGGCGCCGAGCAGGGTTGCACGAAGGACAACGCGCCCGCCGCTCCGGCGGCGAAGCCGGGTGAGCCGCGCACCATCGCCCTCACCATCACCGAGAAGGGCTACGAGCCCAGCCCCATCACCCTCCAGCAGGGCCAGCCGGTGAAGCTCGTGCTCACGCGCACCACGGAGCAGACCTGCGCGACGGAGATCGTCCTCGACGAGTACAACATCAACACGCCCGTGCCCCTCAACCAGCCGGTGGAGGTGGCCTTCACCCCCACGAAGACGGGCAAGCTCGTCTATGGCTGTGCGATGGGGAAGATGATCAGCGGCGTGTTCATGGTGGAGTGA
- a CDS encoding bifunctional riboflavin kinase/FAD synthetase has translation MKVFHGVTEARELSGCALALGNFDGVHLGHQALFAEARRHGALVAALTFQPHPGKVLQPEMAPKLITLLPRKLELFESFGLDAAVVQPFTREYARLSPRDFEVSLLDGLGARHLVVGHDFTYGAARAGSVDTLREAAAARGAQVHCVEPVTVDGLVASSSKIREYILEGRVSAAQRLLGRPFDLEGTVVRGQGRGRGIGFPTANVDTQNELRPAAGVYAIRVRFREALQAPWLPGVANIGVKPTFGINEVTIEAHLLDYSADLYGRELRVEFLERLRPEHRFGSVAELVGQIKRDVEAARVVIARASD, from the coding sequence ATGAAGGTCTTCCACGGGGTGACGGAGGCGCGCGAGCTCTCGGGTTGTGCGCTCGCGCTGGGCAACTTCGATGGCGTGCACCTGGGCCACCAGGCGCTCTTCGCCGAGGCGCGGCGCCACGGCGCGCTCGTCGCCGCGCTGACGTTCCAGCCGCATCCGGGCAAGGTGCTCCAGCCGGAGATGGCGCCCAAGCTCATCACCCTCCTGCCGCGCAAGCTGGAGCTCTTCGAGTCGTTCGGGCTGGACGCGGCGGTGGTGCAGCCCTTCACGCGCGAGTACGCCCGCCTGTCGCCGCGCGACTTCGAGGTCTCGCTGCTGGATGGGCTGGGCGCGCGCCACCTCGTGGTGGGCCATGACTTCACCTACGGGGCGGCGCGCGCGGGCAGCGTGGACACCCTGCGCGAGGCCGCGGCGGCCCGGGGCGCCCAGGTGCACTGCGTGGAGCCCGTCACGGTGGATGGACTCGTGGCCTCCTCCTCCAAGATTCGCGAGTACATCCTCGAGGGCCGGGTGAGCGCGGCGCAGCGCCTGCTCGGCCGTCCCTTCGACCTGGAGGGCACGGTCGTGCGGGGCCAGGGGCGCGGCCGGGGCATCGGCTTTCCCACCGCCAACGTGGACACCCAGAACGAGCTGCGGCCGGCCGCCGGCGTGTACGCCATCCGCGTGCGCTTCCGCGAGGCCCTCCAGGCTCCCTGGCTGCCGGGCGTGGCCAACATCGGTGTCAAGCCCACCTTCGGCATCAACGAGGTCACGATCGAGGCGCACCTGCTCGACTACAGCGCGGACCTCTATGGCCGCGAGCTGCGGGTGGAGTTCCTCGAGCGGCTGCGTCCCGAGCACCGCTTCGGTTCCGTGGCCGAACTCGTGGGACAAATCAAGCGGGACGTGGAGGCCGCCCGGGTGGTGATCGCCCGGGCATCCGACTGA
- a CDS encoding diguanylate cyclase: MADSAKKTAEAARRAPPPNPLADRTILIVDDDPANIQHVREGLAGPGYRFREAHDGTEALRSLREARPDLIIMDVEMPRLGGVEVCRIIKANGGEGGFGFIPVILVTARQAAGKVEGLELGADDYLVKPFDMLELSARVKSMLRLKVLQDALVEKNRELDSKNQALDRANKELDQKREELLRLTRVDGLTGLYNRRYFEERLGEEFARSARYRSPLSLVMMDIDHFKRLNDTYGHPFGDQVLRAVAQAVRGRLREVDFVARYGGEEFIALLPETGPKEAMGACERIREAVASVRLEYRPPSGDALEVRCTASLGVASVPSPTLLGAEDLKKQADTCLYAAKAAGRNCVRQYKDTPPE; the protein is encoded by the coding sequence ATGGCGGACAGCGCGAAGAAGACGGCAGAAGCGGCACGCCGGGCCCCACCCCCCAACCCCCTGGCCGACCGCACCATCCTGATCGTCGACGATGATCCGGCCAACATCCAGCACGTGCGCGAGGGGCTCGCCGGCCCGGGCTACCGCTTCCGCGAGGCCCATGACGGCACCGAGGCCCTGCGCTCGCTGCGCGAGGCGCGGCCGGACCTCATCATCATGGACGTGGAGATGCCGCGGCTGGGTGGCGTCGAGGTGTGCCGCATCATCAAGGCCAACGGCGGCGAGGGGGGCTTCGGCTTCATTCCCGTCATCCTCGTGACGGCGCGGCAGGCGGCCGGCAAGGTGGAGGGGCTGGAGCTCGGCGCGGACGACTACCTCGTCAAACCCTTCGACATGCTGGAGCTGTCCGCGCGCGTGAAGTCCATGCTGCGGCTCAAGGTGCTGCAGGACGCCCTGGTGGAGAAGAACCGGGAGCTGGACTCCAAGAACCAGGCGCTGGACCGGGCCAACAAGGAGCTCGATCAGAAGCGCGAGGAGCTGCTGCGGCTCACGCGCGTGGACGGACTCACCGGCCTGTACAACCGGCGCTACTTCGAGGAGCGCCTGGGCGAGGAGTTCGCCCGCTCCGCGCGCTACCGCTCGCCCCTGTCGCTGGTGATGATGGACATCGATCACTTCAAGCGGCTCAACGACACCTACGGCCACCCCTTCGGCGACCAGGTGCTGCGCGCGGTGGCGCAGGCGGTGCGCGGCCGGCTGCGCGAGGTGGACTTCGTGGCGCGCTACGGAGGCGAGGAGTTCATCGCCCTGCTGCCCGAGACCGGTCCCAAGGAGGCCATGGGGGCGTGCGAGCGCATCCGCGAGGCCGTGGCCTCCGTGCGTCTGGAGTACCGGCCCCCGTCGGGAGACGCACTGGAGGTGCGCTGCACGGCCTCACTGGGTGTGGCCAGCGTGCCCTCCCCGACCCTGTTGGGCGCCGAGGATCTCAAGAAGCAGGCCGACACCTGCCTCTACGCCGCCAAGGCGGCCGGCCGCAATTGCGTTCGCCAGTACAAGGACACACCACCCGAGTGA
- a CDS encoding AAA family ATPase gives MWRRVSLRNYRSIEKADVVLAPFTVLVGANGSGKSNFADALLLATEISFDAEAAIKRRGGIASIRRWGIPDSEETSVTIRGAGSNADLGLEFAEQSFSLLPSPDSGWRFGSERMVRRVDGTELPLQRGDFNALAPTASISLFARQLGLVSYPYYPSHRLQLDLSKMRAPHLVSSSTELEEDGSNVAGVLRRLKAEGGAAFEGVLLAMRRLVPELVDLSVSEAGQFLFVEFVQRQSGGDARFGIREMSDGALRALGIIVAARTMPAGRCLIIEEPEVSVHPAAAAVLYEVLKEASERGSILVTTHSPEFLDAAHDEEILVCRYRDGLTRVGPLANAQREVVNEGLFSLSELIRSEPLRIEGEPPDVVGAPGTES, from the coding sequence ATGTGGCGACGCGTTTCGCTGAGGAACTACCGGAGCATCGAGAAGGCCGACGTGGTGCTCGCTCCGTTCACGGTCCTGGTGGGCGCCAACGGCAGCGGAAAGTCCAACTTCGCCGACGCCCTGCTCCTCGCCACCGAGATTTCCTTCGACGCGGAGGCCGCCATCAAGCGGCGCGGTGGCATCGCCTCGATCCGGCGGTGGGGCATCCCCGACAGCGAGGAGACGAGTGTCACGATTCGTGGGGCGGGTTCCAACGCGGACTTGGGCCTCGAGTTCGCGGAGCAGTCCTTCTCCCTGCTTCCAAGTCCCGACTCGGGCTGGCGATTTGGTTCGGAGCGGATGGTCAGGCGGGTGGATGGGACCGAACTTCCCTTGCAGAGAGGAGACTTCAACGCGCTTGCACCGACAGCGAGCATATCCCTCTTCGCCCGGCAGCTCGGACTTGTCTCTTATCCGTACTACCCTTCACACAGGCTCCAACTGGATCTGAGCAAGATGCGGGCTCCCCATCTGGTCAGTTCCAGCACGGAACTCGAAGAGGATGGAAGCAATGTGGCGGGGGTCCTACGGCGGTTGAAGGCCGAGGGAGGAGCTGCCTTCGAGGGAGTGCTCCTCGCGATGAGGCGGCTGGTTCCGGAGTTGGTGGATCTCTCCGTTTCCGAGGCCGGGCAGTTCCTGTTCGTGGAGTTCGTTCAGCGGCAATCGGGTGGAGACGCTCGCTTTGGAATCCGCGAGATGTCGGATGGGGCTCTGCGCGCGCTGGGCATCATCGTCGCCGCACGGACGATGCCCGCTGGGCGGTGCCTGATCATCGAGGAGCCCGAGGTTTCCGTCCATCCGGCGGCGGCCGCGGTGCTCTACGAGGTCCTCAAGGAAGCTTCCGAGCGAGGTTCCATCCTGGTGACGACACACAGCCCGGAGTTCCTCGATGCCGCGCACGACGAAGAGATCCTCGTCTGCCGGTACCGGGATGGACTGACTCGGGTAGGACCGCTGGCGAACGCTCAGCGCGAAGTGGTGAACGAGGGGCTCTTCAGCCTCTCCGAGCTCATCCGGAGCGAGCCCCTGCGCATCGAGGGCGAACCTCCCGATGTGGTCGGCGCCCCCGGCACCGAGTCGTGA
- a CDS encoding DUF4276 family protein codes for MNRLVCIVEGHGEVEAIPSLCHLVMSHLGVTGWFVDKEPIRQPRSALVDGRLPGPKRPGRDDGIFRAMKLARSRGARAALLLCDEDDDCAAVWGPDATERMRKLLPNSLAVMVVREYETWLLLARGMIALGSLGIYKPEKIRDAKKAMRLLVPGYLPTTHQLSETRGIDVAFLRSQSRSFDKFVRSIEMLCVTTGSVDGQGDTP; via the coding sequence GTGAACCGCCTCGTCTGCATCGTCGAGGGGCACGGTGAGGTCGAGGCCATCCCGAGCCTGTGCCACCTGGTGATGAGCCATCTCGGGGTGACGGGGTGGTTCGTCGACAAGGAGCCCATTCGGCAGCCACGCTCGGCGCTCGTGGATGGGCGGCTTCCGGGGCCGAAGCGGCCCGGCCGGGACGACGGAATCTTCCGGGCGATGAAGCTGGCCCGCTCGCGCGGGGCCCGGGCGGCGCTCCTGCTCTGTGACGAGGATGATGATTGCGCCGCGGTGTGGGGTCCCGATGCCACGGAACGCATGCGGAAGCTGCTGCCCAACAGCCTCGCGGTGATGGTGGTCCGTGAGTATGAAACCTGGTTGCTGCTCGCGCGGGGGATGATCGCCCTGGGGTCCCTGGGCATCTACAAGCCGGAGAAGATCCGTGACGCCAAGAAGGCCATGAGGCTCCTTGTTCCCGGTTATCTGCCTACGACCCACCAGTTGAGTGAAACTCGGGGCATTGACGTGGCCTTCCTCCGCTCGCAATCCAGGTCGTTTGACAAGTTCGTCCGGTCCATTGAGATGCTCTGTGTGACGACAGGGTCCGTGGATGGACAGGGAGACACGCCATGA
- the trmB gene encoding tRNA (guanine(46)-N(7))-methyltransferase TrmB, with protein MARPPLLPDPVGLHLARLDAPPDWDAEFGFPGPLELEIGSGAGGHALEYCRRNPGARLVAFEWRKKYARDTQDRGNKLGLKNLRVLEADARAHVPRLFAAGSLDAIHLQFPDPWWKRAHFKRAVIQPDFARLLLDKLKPGGLFDMRTDVQDRAIAMLSILEEAGFVNPLGQGVFHPYDPEEVPSTRERRYLASGEPVYRARLRKPA; from the coding sequence ATGGCCCGTCCTCCCCTGCTCCCCGACCCCGTGGGCCTGCACCTGGCCCGCCTCGACGCTCCCCCCGACTGGGACGCCGAGTTCGGCTTCCCCGGCCCCCTGGAACTGGAAATCGGCTCCGGCGCGGGCGGCCACGCCCTCGAGTACTGCCGCCGCAACCCCGGAGCGCGCCTCGTCGCCTTCGAGTGGCGCAAGAAGTACGCGCGCGACACCCAGGACCGCGGCAACAAGCTGGGCCTGAAGAACCTGCGCGTGCTCGAGGCCGATGCCCGCGCCCACGTGCCTCGCCTGTTCGCCGCGGGCTCGCTCGACGCCATCCACCTGCAGTTCCCCGACCCCTGGTGGAAGCGCGCCCACTTCAAGCGCGCCGTCATCCAGCCCGACTTCGCCCGGCTGCTGCTCGACAAGCTCAAGCCCGGCGGCCTCTTCGACATGCGCACCGACGTGCAGGACCGCGCCATCGCCATGCTCTCCATCCTGGAGGAGGCCGGCTTCGTCAACCCGCTGGGCCAGGGCGTGTTCCACCCCTATGACCCGGAGGAAGTCCCCTCCACGCGCGAGCGGCGCTACCTGGCGAGCGGCGAGCCCGTCTACCGTGCCCGCCTGCGCAAGCCCGCCTGA